The following proteins are co-located in the Heliorestis convoluta genome:
- a CDS encoding DEAD/DEAH box helicase family protein, giving the protein MVCLKGFVYVARGKGKSWLGFTHDPALDLTILRQENYETVVSLTPTLPVGVALYVLQELRQVRDYQRSSVFLQGVEKVDQIWRKALQSLSWGIALPGLAKESSPQYAGKKVHQADEELRYWSQQAAKLLREIQELPLSYQDQYVLHLYGPTGPIIEEEVVTDMADLQMIAEILEGRILYMAEIEKALTDRWRQEGLPFPAGNLEDMMHLLALVGAVEIFPSLTVEGKDKARCIRCGQSDRIVFSPCVRCGRDKCYYCEGCLSMGESRLCRPLYALAGDEGWLEKWEEKVMPYLFGGTVAPSSPNFLGKTAPDNGSTSRGYPAWPVLPFPLTEAQEEAGEDLLLWLAKKEQKEAIVWAACGAGKTEVAFAAIARLLQQGGRVLFAVPRRDVVLELEPRIQKAFPGVSIVTLYGGSTGKYDQAQLVIATTHQVIRFYRAFDLVVLDEVDAFPYQGSEMLYHAVMRSKKKEGRIVFMTATPDKKMKEKIKKKDLALVTIPARHHGHPVPEPKMIIQKEWRWKREQLIFPEKLLRFLHRSVEGDLAQVFIFVPSIFLAQRVGEA; this is encoded by the coding sequence TTGGTCTGTTTGAAAGGTTTTGTCTATGTAGCGCGAGGAAAAGGAAAAAGTTGGCTTGGCTTTACACACGATCCCGCTCTTGATCTGACCATTTTACGACAAGAAAACTATGAAACAGTTGTTTCTTTGACGCCTACCCTGCCTGTTGGTGTGGCTTTATATGTACTGCAAGAGCTGCGACAAGTGCGAGATTATCAACGTTCCAGTGTTTTTCTCCAAGGTGTTGAAAAGGTAGACCAGATCTGGCGTAAAGCGCTTCAAAGCTTAAGTTGGGGAATCGCTCTTCCTGGACTGGCCAAAGAATCATCACCTCAGTACGCTGGGAAAAAGGTACACCAAGCCGATGAAGAGCTGCGGTACTGGTCACAGCAAGCTGCCAAACTGTTACGAGAGATTCAGGAGTTGCCCCTTTCTTATCAAGATCAATATGTCTTACATCTTTATGGACCGACAGGACCGATCATTGAAGAAGAAGTCGTAACTGACATGGCCGATCTACAGATGATTGCGGAAATCTTGGAAGGTCGCATTCTCTATATGGCTGAGATTGAAAAAGCTTTGACCGATCGCTGGCGACAGGAAGGCCTTCCATTTCCTGCAGGCAACCTTGAAGATATGATGCACCTGTTGGCTCTCGTCGGCGCTGTTGAGATTTTTCCTTCCTTAACGGTAGAAGGCAAAGACAAAGCTCGTTGCATTCGTTGTGGTCAAAGTGACCGCATTGTTTTTAGCCCTTGTGTACGTTGTGGCCGAGATAAATGCTATTACTGTGAAGGTTGTCTGTCTATGGGGGAATCACGACTCTGTAGACCCTTATACGCTTTGGCAGGCGATGAAGGCTGGCTAGAAAAGTGGGAAGAAAAAGTAATGCCCTATCTCTTCGGTGGCACTGTAGCCCCTTCATCCCCCAACTTTCTAGGAAAAACGGCACCGGACAACGGTAGCACTTCAAGAGGCTACCCAGCCTGGCCTGTCTTACCTTTTCCACTGACGGAAGCCCAAGAAGAAGCTGGTGAAGATCTTTTACTCTGGTTGGCAAAAAAGGAGCAAAAAGAAGCCATCGTCTGGGCAGCCTGTGGCGCTGGCAAGACAGAAGTCGCATTTGCTGCCATTGCCCGCCTATTACAGCAAGGAGGCCGTGTTCTTTTTGCTGTTCCTAGGCGTGATGTAGTTCTTGAGCTAGAGCCGCGAATTCAGAAAGCTTTCCCCGGTGTATCCATCGTTACGCTCTATGGAGGAAGCACTGGCAAGTATGATCAAGCCCAACTGGTGATAGCGACGACGCATCAAGTGATCCGCTTTTACCGTGCCTTTGATCTAGTTGTTTTAGATGAAGTAGACGCCTTTCCCTACCAGGGAAGCGAGATGCTTTATCATGCTGTGATGCGATCGAAGAAAAAAGAAGGACGCATTGTCTTTATGACAGCAACGCCCGACAAGAAGATGAAAGAAAAGATCAAGAAAAAGGATCTTGCTCTTGTTACCATTCCGGCTCGTCATCATGGCCACCCTGTGCCTGAACCGAAAATGATTATACAAAAAGAATGGCGCTGGAAACGAGAACAGCTTATTTTTCCAGAAAAGCTCCTTCGGTTTTTGCATCGTAGCGTAGAGGGCGATCTGGCCCAAGTCTTTATCTTTGTTCCTTCTATCTTTCTGGCGCAACGCGTGGGAGAAGCCTGA
- a CDS encoding MraY family glycosyltransferase, which produces MALAATAAFLVALALTPVARWLAFRIGAVDKPSGRKVHQKTMPRLGGLAIYGGFVLTVLAMGLWNSDFLQLPILGLLVGATIIVVVGIVDDTYDLPPKVKLLGQILAAASVIPFGISVDFVTNPFHNYHTFDLGWLHIPITIFWIIAVTNAVNLIDGLDGLASGIATIAALTMAVVAWTQGQVLVVYLALILAASSVGFLKYNFHPARIFMGDTGAMFLGFSLGCLSIMGLVKVATVISVIIPILIVGIPILDTGFAIFRRYQKGQPIFQADKDHLHHRLLALGFSHPQTVLIIYAINTVLGITAIVLTAVSTAQSLFILIVLASVMLLMADRLGILGRTSPSQEITSRPVGLKTEKETS; this is translated from the coding sequence ATGGCTCTGGCAGCCACGGCTGCTTTTTTGGTTGCCCTCGCGTTGACCCCCGTAGCGCGCTGGCTTGCTTTTCGAATTGGTGCTGTTGATAAGCCTTCGGGTCGGAAAGTACACCAAAAGACAATGCCCCGCTTAGGCGGCTTGGCTATCTATGGTGGATTTGTCTTAACGGTCCTGGCAATGGGATTGTGGAATAGTGATTTTCTACAACTGCCCATTCTAGGATTGCTCGTTGGTGCTACTATTATCGTTGTAGTAGGAATTGTCGATGATACCTATGATTTACCGCCAAAAGTCAAATTGCTCGGTCAAATACTGGCTGCTGCATCGGTCATACCTTTCGGCATATCCGTAGACTTTGTTACGAATCCCTTTCATAACTATCATACTTTCGATTTAGGTTGGCTCCATATACCGATTACGATTTTCTGGATTATAGCAGTTACCAATGCCGTTAACTTGATCGATGGTCTTGACGGATTGGCTTCAGGTATCGCCACCATTGCTGCTTTGACCATGGCCGTTGTTGCTTGGACACAAGGTCAAGTTCTCGTTGTTTATTTAGCACTAATCTTAGCGGCTTCCTCTGTCGGCTTTTTGAAGTATAATTTTCATCCAGCTAGAATTTTTATGGGCGATACAGGGGCCATGTTCTTAGGTTTTTCCTTGGGCTGTCTTTCTATTATGGGTCTTGTCAAAGTTGCAACTGTTATATCGGTCATCATTCCCATCTTAATAGTAGGTATTCCCATTCTAGACACTGGATTTGCCATTTTTCGGCGGTATCAGAAGGGACAACCAATTTTTCAGGCTGATAAAGATCACTTGCACCACCGACTGCTTGCCCTTGGCTTTAGCCATCCCCAAACGGTGCTGATTATTTATGCCATTAACACCGTTTTAGGGATTACAGCTATCGTATTGACGGCTGTATCGACGGCGCAAAGCCTTTTCATCCTTATCGTGCTGGCTAGTGTTATGTTACTCATGGCCGATCGCCTTGGCATTCTTGGTCGAACCAGCCCAAGTCAAGAAATAACCAGCCGACCCGTAGGTCTCAAGACAGAAAAAGAAACGTCCTAA
- a CDS encoding DUF4330 domain-containing protein: protein MKIVDEKGRLFGLVNPLDLIILLAVIALVVGLGTKTKTMVSTTVTEVELTALFRKVEPSLLENLNTEDRLVGAGGFIEDARIVAVDVRPHIDTINTATGERVIVEDPRFKDVRVTVRGVSRSATADLRVGLQEIKAGREYWLKTQFIQLLGITETVRVLDSREEIIEES from the coding sequence ATGAAAATCGTTGACGAAAAAGGTCGTCTCTTCGGTCTGGTGAACCCTCTCGATCTGATTATCTTGTTGGCTGTCATTGCTCTCGTCGTCGGACTGGGTACCAAGACGAAGACGATGGTCAGTACTACAGTCACAGAAGTAGAGCTTACTGCCCTTTTTAGAAAAGTGGAGCCTTCCTTATTAGAAAACTTGAATACAGAAGATCGCCTTGTTGGGGCTGGTGGGTTTATCGAAGACGCTAGAATCGTTGCTGTCGATGTACGCCCTCATATTGATACGATCAATACGGCTACGGGAGAACGAGTTATTGTGGAAGACCCTCGGTTTAAAGATGTACGCGTGACAGTACGCGGTGTTTCTCGTTCGGCGACAGCTGACTTACGAGTAGGCCTTCAAGAAATCAAAGCGGGCCGAGAATACTGGTTGAAAACACAGTTTATTCAACTGCTCGGGATCACAGAGACAGTTCGTGTTCTAGATTCTCGAGAAGAGATCATTGAAGAGTCCTGA
- a CDS encoding SH3 domain-containing protein, with product MSEKHDHNKLQEEKQGSLFEIGLTQEEQEILFASNRPQKRSLQKWVKVSTYGVAFTLSGFILGQMVIASAVTPGSSADPLISRSYLNRILGEQTTEIHSRIDAIDQKVDVLHQNLEKSTGQKIDVKNPVGTPLTNPTQAEEASKPAQVATVTPLIGAHIRYGPGTDYASIVGLEHGTEILIISIHDGVNNEKWFKVRLADGRTGFIRQDLVRLQ from the coding sequence ATGAGTGAGAAGCATGATCATAATAAGCTTCAAGAAGAGAAACAAGGTTCTCTCTTCGAAATCGGTTTGACGCAAGAAGAACAGGAGATTCTTTTTGCTTCGAACCGGCCTCAAAAGAGGTCACTGCAAAAATGGGTTAAGGTTTCCACCTACGGCGTCGCCTTTACGCTTAGTGGTTTCATACTGGGGCAAATGGTTATAGCCAGTGCTGTTACACCCGGTAGCAGTGCCGATCCTCTGATTTCTAGAAGTTATCTGAACCGAATCCTCGGTGAACAAACGACGGAAATACATAGTAGAATTGATGCGATTGATCAAAAAGTAGATGTGCTTCACCAGAACTTAGAAAAGAGTACCGGTCAAAAAATTGATGTGAAGAACCCAGTCGGTACGCCTCTAACGAACCCAACCCAAGCGGAAGAGGCTTCTAAGCCAGCGCAAGTCGCTACCGTAACGCCGCTGATTGGCGCTCATATACGCTATGGCCCCGGCACAGACTATGCTAGCATTGTAGGGCTCGAGCATGGGACAGAGATTCTTATTATCAGCATTCATGACGGCGTAAACAATGAAAAGTGGTTTAAAGTGAGATTGGCAGATGGTCGTACCGGCTTTATTCGCCAGGATCTTGTAAGGTTACAATAA
- the fabZ gene encoding 3-hydroxyacyl-ACP dehydratase FabZ, with the protein MREKVNLSAQEIQGILPHRPPFLLIDRIVELEVGKSAVALKNVTINEPFFPGHFPGHPVMPGVLIIEALAQTGAVALLKMPEYAGKIAFFAGIDGARFRRQVVPGDTLRLEVEMKALRRNIGKATGKAYVGEDLVCEAELTFAVER; encoded by the coding sequence ATGAGGGAAAAAGTGAATCTATCAGCACAGGAAATTCAGGGCATTCTACCACATAGACCTCCTTTTTTACTCATCGATAGGATTGTAGAGTTAGAAGTGGGTAAAAGTGCCGTTGCTCTCAAAAATGTTACCATTAACGAACCTTTTTTTCCAGGTCACTTTCCCGGTCATCCTGTCATGCCAGGCGTATTGATTATTGAAGCACTGGCCCAAACGGGTGCTGTTGCTTTGTTAAAAATGCCAGAATATGCAGGGAAAATTGCCTTTTTTGCAGGCATTGATGGTGCTCGTTTCCGCCGACAAGTCGTTCCTGGCGATACATTGCGCTTGGAAGTAGAGATGAAAGCCCTTCGACGCAACATTGGCAAAGCTACAGGCAAAGCCTACGTCGGAGAAGACCTTGTCTGTGAAGCCGAATTAACTTTTGCTGTTGAAAGATAG
- a CDS encoding phosphoglucomutase/phosphomannomutase family protein: MTIKFGTDGWRAIMAEEFTFANLEVVVQAIAQYVQETGLADRGIVIGYDNRFLAERFAERSAEVLTGNGIAIMMPQKALPTPVTAFAIQHYGAAGAIMLTASHNPPEYNGIKFIPEYAGPATPEITDRIESLVRDMVAQREEKTLTVSRLRLKAAEEQGLVKTIDPKEAYLDAITGLIDFDAIKASGLKIVIDPMWSAGIGYIEAALDRSAMEYKAIHDYRDPLFGGIMPEPSESVLTELKDQVLASGADLGLALDGDGDRFGIMEADGTYINPNQVLTLLFHHMLTRQGKRGKVARTVATTHMLDRIAAKAGLEVEETPVGFKYIGQSLRDPDCLLGGEESGGLSIQGHLPEKDGILACLLMAEVKAVAKKPLTEILAEIAAEYGTLISQRLDLHTLPEEKATILQSLQQYSPATVAGQTVVKRLTVDGVKLQLESGAYALVRPSGTEPLFRLYVEANSSDELKAIQQDVKSALGL, encoded by the coding sequence ATGACCATTAAATTTGGAACAGACGGTTGGCGAGCCATTATGGCCGAAGAGTTTACTTTCGCCAACCTAGAGGTTGTCGTTCAAGCCATCGCCCAGTATGTACAAGAAACGGGCTTGGCGGACCGTGGCATTGTCATTGGTTACGACAATCGTTTTCTGGCAGAAAGGTTTGCAGAGAGATCGGCGGAAGTCTTAACAGGGAATGGCATCGCAATTATGATGCCACAAAAGGCGTTGCCCACGCCAGTGACTGCTTTTGCCATTCAGCACTATGGAGCAGCTGGTGCTATTATGCTCACAGCCAGTCACAACCCGCCAGAATATAACGGTATTAAGTTCATTCCTGAATATGCCGGACCAGCTACGCCTGAGATTACCGATCGCATTGAAAGTCTCGTCAGAGACATGGTAGCGCAAAGAGAGGAAAAGACACTAACAGTTTCTCGACTGCGCTTGAAAGCGGCAGAAGAACAAGGTCTGGTAAAGACCATCGATCCCAAAGAAGCATACCTTGATGCGATAACAGGTCTTATAGACTTTGATGCCATCAAGGCATCAGGCTTAAAAATTGTTATCGATCCCATGTGGAGCGCTGGCATTGGCTATATTGAAGCGGCTCTTGATCGTTCTGCGATGGAATATAAAGCCATTCACGATTACAGAGACCCTTTGTTCGGTGGAATCATGCCAGAGCCTTCTGAATCGGTGCTGACAGAGTTAAAGGATCAGGTCTTAGCCAGTGGCGCGGACCTTGGTCTGGCGTTAGATGGTGATGGAGACCGTTTTGGTATTATGGAAGCCGATGGTACGTACATTAATCCCAACCAGGTCTTAACCTTACTTTTCCATCACATGCTGACTCGTCAAGGCAAACGAGGAAAAGTAGCCAGAACAGTGGCTACAACACATATGCTAGATCGAATTGCGGCCAAAGCAGGCTTAGAAGTCGAAGAAACGCCTGTCGGCTTTAAGTATATTGGACAATCGCTACGCGATCCCGATTGTCTCTTAGGAGGAGAAGAATCGGGTGGTCTATCCATTCAGGGCCACTTGCCAGAAAAAGACGGCATCTTAGCATGCCTCTTAATGGCAGAAGTCAAAGCTGTTGCCAAAAAACCTCTCACGGAAATACTAGCAGAAATCGCTGCGGAATACGGCACCTTGATCTCGCAACGTTTAGATCTGCATACCTTACCGGAAGAAAAAGCAACAATTCTTCAATCCTTACAACAATATAGCCCCGCTACCGTGGCAGGACAGACCGTTGTAAAGCGCCTCACCGTAGACGGTGTAAAGTTGCAGCTAGAAAGCGGCGCCTATGCCCTCGTTCGACCATCGGGCACAGAGCCACTGTTCCGGCTTTATGTAGAAGCCAATAGCAGCGATGAGCTCAAAGCCATACAACAAGACGTGAAAAGCGCTCTTGGGCTGTAG
- a CDS encoding sensor histidine kinase, translating to MDFNILDKIVQETLGAMEKAKEQIFSIAEDARSECARVKEELQEIRDKTYHVIEMVDEFYSRERKARVRLMEVSRGLERYTEDDIRKAYEEAQEIQVKLAVLKEREQQLRTKRDDLERRLRHLQAMVERAEQLMSQMGLILNFIGGNLKEITGKLEEAQLRQEIALRVIMAQEEERRRVAREIHDGPAQVMSSIVLQSELCERLMDIAPERVREELQELKNLVKGNLIEVRKIIYDLRPMALEEVGLYGAIEKYLDDFAEKHNVIVEHRFLGKEKRLSTLYEVAVFRMTQEALSNVAKHARAKTVKVQVEMAEAAMTTLIRDDGVGFDVQNAEQDEHFGLLGMRERAALLGGSVEIRSNLGQGTTVMIRIPLKERKDDGEQNGKDSNLASR from the coding sequence TTGGATTTTAATATATTAGATAAGATTGTCCAAGAGACCCTTGGAGCCATGGAAAAAGCCAAAGAACAAATTTTTTCCATTGCCGAAGATGCTCGCTCCGAGTGTGCCCGAGTAAAGGAAGAACTGCAAGAAATTCGCGATAAGACCTACCATGTAATTGAGATGGTAGACGAATTTTATAGCAGGGAAAGAAAAGCCAGAGTTCGGTTGATGGAAGTCAGTCGCGGTCTGGAGCGATATACAGAAGATGATATTCGCAAAGCATACGAAGAAGCACAAGAGATACAAGTAAAGCTGGCCGTGCTTAAAGAGCGAGAGCAGCAATTGCGAACAAAGCGCGATGATTTAGAGCGCCGACTTCGCCATCTCCAAGCCATGGTAGAACGGGCCGAGCAATTGATGTCGCAAATGGGCTTAATCTTAAACTTTATCGGAGGCAACCTCAAAGAAATTACCGGTAAGTTAGAAGAAGCGCAGTTACGGCAGGAAATTGCCTTGCGTGTTATTATGGCGCAAGAAGAAGAACGTCGTCGTGTCGCTCGAGAAATTCATGATGGACCAGCGCAAGTGATGTCTAGCATTGTGCTTCAATCTGAGCTTTGTGAAAGACTCATGGATATAGCGCCAGAACGGGTACGCGAGGAGCTACAAGAGCTTAAAAATCTTGTTAAAGGCAATTTGATTGAAGTGCGCAAGATTATCTATGATTTGCGACCAATGGCTTTAGAAGAAGTCGGTCTCTATGGCGCCATTGAGAAATATCTAGATGATTTTGCAGAAAAACATAATGTGATCGTAGAGCATCGCTTTTTAGGAAAAGAGAAGCGCTTAAGCACCCTCTATGAGGTAGCTGTTTTTCGCATGACGCAAGAAGCTTTAAGCAACGTGGCCAAACACGCTCGAGCCAAAACAGTGAAGGTACAAGTCGAGATGGCTGAAGCTGCCATGACCACACTGATTCGCGATGACGGTGTTGGTTTTGACGTGCAAAATGCAGAACAAGACGAGCATTTTGGTTTGCTGGGGATGAGAGAACGAGCTGCTCTATTAGGTGGTTCAGTGGAGATTCGAAGCAATCTAGGGCAAGGGACAACGGTGATGATTCGCATCCCATTGAAGGAGAGAAAAGATGACGGAGAGCAAAACGGAAAAGATTCGAATCTTGCTAGCCGATGA
- a CDS encoding response regulator, with protein MTESKTEKIRILLADDHTLVRQGLRKILELDERMEVIDEVGDGQGAVNIARKNSPQVVLMDLHMPGMNGIEASKVIKAEMPHIGVIILTAHNDEEEILKVIDVPVDGYLLKDVNPNTLYSTIYCVAQGESVLSPLVITKALAQARLRPSGKKSLIKEAEEVQPAQEEAPRPTSREENFSKTPPAPDLMTQRFRESHPSDELTERERDVLNLIAQGASNATIAGTLYISEKTVKNHITNIFRKLQVTDRTQAALYAIKSGLVRI; from the coding sequence ATGACGGAGAGCAAAACGGAAAAGATTCGAATCTTGCTAGCCGATGATCATACGCTGGTCCGTCAAGGGTTACGCAAGATTTTAGAGCTCGATGAGCGAATGGAAGTCATTGATGAAGTGGGCGACGGGCAAGGTGCTGTCAACATAGCCAGAAAAAATAGCCCTCAAGTTGTTTTGATGGACTTACATATGCCAGGTATGAATGGGATCGAAGCGAGCAAAGTGATCAAAGCAGAGATGCCTCATATTGGTGTGATTATTCTAACAGCCCATAATGATGAAGAAGAAATTCTGAAAGTAATAGACGTGCCCGTCGATGGCTATCTTCTCAAAGATGTCAATCCCAACACATTATATAGTACCATCTACTGTGTAGCCCAAGGAGAATCGGTACTATCGCCTCTGGTTATTACCAAAGCTTTGGCGCAAGCTCGTCTACGTCCAAGTGGGAAGAAAAGCTTGATAAAAGAAGCAGAAGAAGTACAACCGGCGCAAGAAGAAGCACCTAGACCGACTTCTCGTGAAGAGAATTTTTCGAAAACCCCGCCTGCTCCGGACTTGATGACGCAGCGCTTTCGTGAGTCCCATCCAAGCGATGAATTGACAGAACGAGAGCGTGATGTGCTCAATCTAATTGCCCAAGGCGCTAGCAATGCAACCATTGCCGGTACCCTCTATATCAGTGAAAAAACAGTAAAAAATCATATCACCAATATTTTTCGGAAACTGCAAGTAACAGACAGAACCCAGGCGGCCCTTTATGCCATTAAAAGTGGGCTCGTTCGAATTTAA
- a CDS encoding glycosyltransferase, whose product MCIAAAEWHGMWARAQQLMVRLAVQGHNILYVDPPITYIAPLKNPILWKRRWREKKGLQTMEPVEYENGSSDGRLHRESGQIYLFKPPLFLPFHGMKRTINRKNQEIFARKLVEALDELNWSKPLLWTYLPGTCDFINASESIKWSSVIYDCVDDHGAFTGLHDPQAMQEMENELARNAHVVFASARALQEKMEKVRRDVHLVPNGADVEHFRRPHQDTIQMPLSPQKPPLDLPQNNKGLIGFVGGLGDWIDIELLAKVARYRRDYDLVIIGPVETDIRPLQGLENVYLLGRKPYQELPAYVQRFQVCLSPFKLNELTRSVNPVKIYEYLAAGCAVVSTALPEVVPFEPTIAVGRNHLEFLRHIDAALEQDSPEKRAERVALAEEHAWESRLNQMWQAIEKTL is encoded by the coding sequence GTGTGTATCGCTGCAGCAGAATGGCATGGCATGTGGGCGCGGGCCCAACAACTTATGGTTCGCCTTGCCGTGCAGGGTCATAACATCCTCTATGTCGATCCACCCATCACCTATATAGCTCCATTAAAAAACCCAATCCTCTGGAAAAGACGGTGGCGCGAAAAAAAGGGATTGCAGACGATGGAGCCAGTAGAATATGAGAACGGATCGAGCGACGGAAGGTTACATCGGGAAAGTGGTCAAATCTACCTGTTCAAACCACCGCTTTTTCTACCTTTTCATGGCATGAAGCGTACCATCAATCGTAAGAATCAAGAAATCTTTGCTCGTAAGCTCGTAGAAGCGCTAGATGAGCTTAACTGGTCCAAGCCCCTGCTCTGGACCTACTTGCCGGGTACTTGCGACTTTATCAATGCCTCAGAAAGTATCAAGTGGTCGAGCGTGATCTACGACTGTGTCGATGATCACGGTGCTTTTACGGGTCTCCATGATCCTCAAGCCATGCAAGAGATGGAAAATGAACTTGCGCGCAATGCCCATGTCGTTTTCGCTTCTGCAAGAGCGCTGCAAGAAAAAATGGAAAAAGTGCGACGAGACGTTCATCTTGTTCCCAATGGTGCCGATGTAGAGCACTTTCGCCGCCCTCACCAAGATACCATTCAGATGCCCCTCTCTCCTCAGAAACCACCTCTTGATCTACCTCAAAACAACAAGGGTCTTATCGGCTTTGTAGGAGGCCTTGGTGATTGGATTGACATTGAACTTTTGGCCAAAGTGGCGCGATATCGAAGAGACTATGATCTCGTGATCATAGGCCCTGTCGAAACAGACATCCGACCACTACAGGGGTTGGAAAACGTCTATTTACTCGGTCGTAAGCCTTATCAAGAATTGCCGGCCTATGTGCAACGCTTTCAGGTCTGTCTGTCTCCATTTAAACTCAATGAATTGACTCGAAGTGTCAATCCAGTAAAAATCTACGAATACCTTGCTGCTGGCTGTGCCGTTGTCTCCACAGCGCTACCGGAAGTAGTGCCTTTTGAACCAACGATAGCTGTTGGGCGCAATCATCTCGAGTTCTTACGCCACATCGACGCAGCCCTAGAGCAAGATAGCCCAGAAAAAAGAGCCGAAAGAGTCGCCCTGGCCGAAGAGCATGCTTGGGAAAGTAGACTGAATCAAATGTGGCAAGCAATAGAAAAAACCTTGTAG